One genomic segment of Trichococcus shcherbakoviae includes these proteins:
- a CDS encoding nuclear transport factor 2 family protein yields MEEFKTEKEHRLTLELVKELWSKTYNTDGKPDWSHILPYYDDTIYFKDTIQEIRGIVEFKEMTDRLTERSKDLNMKLVKVVQQGNDIFIEWEMTISYKKYPSSILYGLSRLTINEQDKIIEQRDYYDLWGDIFDNIPSFGKKYRKFMKKKFG; encoded by the coding sequence ATGGAAGAATTTAAAACGGAAAAAGAGCACAGACTCACGCTGGAACTTGTAAAAGAACTCTGGTCAAAAACCTACAATACTGATGGGAAGCCTGATTGGTCACACATCTTACCTTACTATGACGATACTATTTACTTTAAAGATACAATACAGGAGATCAGAGGTATTGTGGAATTCAAGGAAATGACGGATAGACTGACAGAACGCTCAAAAGATTTGAATATGAAATTAGTTAAAGTTGTGCAACAGGGGAATGATATATTCATCGAATGGGAGATGACAATCAGCTATAAGAAATATCCCAGTTCCATCTTATACGGTCTTTCACGGTTAACCATAAATGAGCAGGATAAAATTATTGAGCAACGAGATTATTATGATCTGTGGGGAGATATATTTGATAACATCCCGTCATTCGGTAAAAAATACAGAAAATTCATGAAGAAAAAATTTGGGTGA
- a CDS encoding SDR family NAD(P)-dependent oxidoreductase has product MKNNGIKFGKYFKEYRLSNVLAMIKNNSKSPLICADDCKGKLVVITGATSGIGYAVAKKFASKGADLICINRNKERSEALKHEIESAYKVKCDYILADFSSMADTHKAANSLLELERPIDIIIHNAGIYLTKRQITSTGIEKVFMVNYLSSFIMNDILKEKLKSQGKCRIILVNSEGHRFAAWGMRFDDLDWSKRRYSGLKSYGAAKIAELLAMIKFEEYFRGSGVTINAMHPGAVKTATGQDNGPLYKWFKKNVLDKTLNPVSVAAEAIYYIGVSEELETCSGEFFNLTTLEEPAPPALDVENARVLWEISLKMGNLNE; this is encoded by the coding sequence ATGAAAAATAATGGGATAAAATTCGGGAAATATTTTAAAGAATATCGTCTGTCGAATGTGCTGGCCATGATAAAAAATAACTCCAAAAGTCCATTGATTTGTGCGGATGATTGCAAGGGCAAGCTGGTTGTCATAACGGGTGCTACTTCTGGAATCGGCTATGCCGTTGCTAAAAAGTTTGCCTCAAAAGGTGCGGATTTGATTTGCATCAACAGAAACAAAGAGCGCTCAGAAGCTTTGAAACATGAAATTGAGAGCGCGTACAAAGTAAAGTGTGATTATATTTTGGCTGATTTCAGCAGCATGGCTGATACACATAAAGCGGCTAATAGTTTGCTGGAGCTTGAGAGACCAATTGATATCATCATTCATAATGCTGGCATTTATCTTACAAAGCGACAAATCACTTCAACTGGAATCGAGAAAGTCTTTATGGTCAATTACCTTTCGTCTTTCATCATGAACGACATCTTAAAAGAGAAACTAAAATCCCAGGGGAAATGCCGTATCATCTTGGTAAACTCAGAAGGGCACCGCTTTGCGGCTTGGGGGATGCGTTTTGATGATTTGGATTGGTCAAAAAGACGTTATTCCGGTTTGAAAAGCTACGGTGCAGCCAAAATCGCTGAACTATTAGCGATGATAAAATTTGAAGAGTATTTCCGAGGATCGGGCGTAACCATCAATGCGATGCATCCCGGAGCTGTAAAAACAGCCACAGGACAGGATAATGGTCCATTATACAAGTGGTTCAAGAAGAATGTGTTGGACAAAACGTTAAACCCTGTTTCGGTTGCAGCAGAGGCGATATACTATATAGGGGTTTCTGAAGAGCTGGAAACATGCAGTGGTGAATTTTTCAATCTGACAACTCTTGAAGAACCTGCTCCACCAGCGTTGGATGTTGAAAATGCAAGAGTTCTGTGGGAAATAAGTTTGAAAATGGGGAATTTGAATGAATAA
- a CDS encoding NAD(P)/FAD-dependent oxidoreductase: MNNADQKRYDAIIVGGGLAGLTSAVFLSQAGKKILLIEKNAEFGGLVNSFERDGFVFDAGARAILGVVLAMLKDLKLDIEVVSSKVSLGVEDKIIGIEGPNSVGEYRDLLVSLYPDSVEDIDKFIEVMIRIMKLIDIIYGIDNPLFKDIKKDKAYFLKELLPWLPKFMFAMSRIEKLSKPCEEDLKELIKDPSLIDIISQHFFKSTPTFFALSYFTLYSSYVYPKGGTGKLAEALVEKIQAFNGDILPNTVIKKIHADQQVIVDENNNEYYYEDLVWAADLKNFYTIVSLGNLAPKIREKFETTKALMAKGRPSESVFSLYLEVDLPVSYFKKSFNGHLFYTPSRKGLGNINKSELKGILEKWGETDKEEVLSWLDRFLEYNTYEIAIPAMRDSDLAPEGKTGLIVSLLMEAELFYKVEESGWYEEFRREIENKIISVLSESLCPELKDKVEKQFSFTPLSVENRVGSTGGAIVGWSFEAPIPVVYKMQQVNKSVLTPIPNVYQVGQWAYNPAGTPTCIITGKLAADRIIKKHK, from the coding sequence ATGAATAATGCTGATCAAAAAAGATATGATGCCATAATTGTAGGTGGAGGACTCGCCGGGCTTACGTCTGCGGTGTTTCTTTCTCAAGCAGGCAAGAAAATTTTGCTTATAGAAAAAAATGCTGAATTTGGTGGATTGGTAAACTCATTTGAAAGGGATGGTTTTGTTTTTGATGCTGGAGCCAGAGCCATTTTAGGAGTCGTTTTAGCGATGCTGAAAGACTTGAAGCTTGATATTGAGGTTGTCTCAAGCAAGGTTTCCCTTGGCGTTGAGGATAAAATCATCGGCATCGAAGGCCCAAATTCTGTTGGCGAATACAGAGATTTGTTGGTGAGCCTATATCCCGATAGCGTAGAGGATATCGATAAATTCATAGAAGTCATGATCAGAATAATGAAGCTGATCGATATCATCTATGGCATCGATAATCCATTATTTAAAGATATCAAGAAAGACAAAGCATATTTTTTAAAAGAACTTTTGCCATGGCTGCCGAAGTTCATGTTCGCAATGAGCAGGATTGAAAAGCTTTCCAAACCCTGCGAGGAGGATCTCAAGGAGCTTATTAAAGATCCGTCCCTTATCGATATCATTTCACAACATTTTTTCAAAAGCACACCAACATTTTTTGCATTGAGTTATTTCACGTTGTACAGCAGCTATGTGTACCCAAAAGGGGGGACAGGCAAGCTTGCCGAAGCATTGGTGGAAAAAATACAAGCGTTCAATGGTGACATACTCCCGAATACGGTTATAAAGAAAATCCATGCCGACCAACAGGTGATTGTCGATGAGAACAACAACGAATACTATTATGAAGACCTTGTTTGGGCTGCAGACCTAAAAAATTTTTACACTATTGTTAGTCTGGGTAACCTGGCCCCAAAAATAAGGGAAAAGTTTGAAACAACAAAGGCATTGATGGCAAAAGGCAGGCCTAGCGAATCTGTCTTCTCGCTCTATTTGGAAGTTGATTTGCCGGTGTCTTATTTTAAGAAGTCCTTCAATGGGCACCTATTTTACACACCTTCCAGAAAAGGGTTGGGCAACATCAACAAGAGTGAACTTAAGGGAATCCTGGAAAAATGGGGAGAGACGGATAAAGAAGAAGTTCTTTCCTGGTTGGATCGTTTCCTGGAATACAACACTTATGAAATAGCCATCCCGGCTATGAGAGATTCTGATTTGGCCCCGGAAGGTAAAACGGGTTTGATAGTCAGCCTGCTTATGGAGGCGGAATTGTTCTATAAAGTTGAAGAATCTGGCTGGTATGAGGAGTTCAGAAGGGAAATCGAAAATAAGATAATCAGTGTGCTTTCTGAAAGTTTATGCCCTGAGTTAAAAGACAAAGTGGAGAAGCAATTTTCCTTTACACCTTTAAGTGTTGAAAACCGAGTCGGGAGTACTGGCGGGGCTATAGTAGGATGGTCATTTGAAGCCCCGATTCCGGTTGTTTATAAAATGCAGCAAGTGAACAAATCAGTGCTTACGCCTATTCCGAATGTTTATCAAGTAGGGCAATGGGCCTATAATCCAGCCGGAACACCCACATGTATCATTACAGGTAAATTAGCTGCTGACAGGATAATTAAAAAACACAAGTAA
- a CDS encoding Fic family protein, with product MAYISTKEASNNWDISERRIRGLCQEGRIEGAVKIGRNWAIPVDAHKPVDARQSEQKKYLGLGYDFSQIDTAMDTINRHRPFSKGLADSLHEKLIVEWTYNSNAIEGNTLTMSETKVVLEGITIGGKSLVEHLEIINHRDAILFIEQLVSDKEPLSEWNIKNIHALVLKQIDNQNAGKYRSENVVISGAKHIPPKHYQISEYMQKLIAEYQNEWLGYHPVVRATLLHGEFVKIHPFIDGNGRTSRLLLNFELMKSGYPPIIIKNENRADYYKVLDHAHTTMDYGPFIKFVAELVIESEKLWLTVLE from the coding sequence ATGGCATACATCAGCACAAAAGAAGCAAGCAACAATTGGGACATAAGCGAACGCAGGATTCGGGGACTTTGCCAAGAAGGTCGGATTGAAGGGGCAGTCAAAATCGGTCGGAACTGGGCGATCCCTGTTGATGCGCACAAACCTGTGGATGCAAGGCAAAGTGAACAAAAAAAGTATCTCGGCTTGGGATACGATTTCAGCCAAATCGATACGGCGATGGATACCATCAATAGACACAGACCGTTTTCAAAGGGATTGGCGGATTCTCTCCATGAAAAACTGATCGTTGAGTGGACTTACAACAGCAATGCGATCGAAGGGAACACACTGACCATGTCAGAAACGAAAGTCGTTCTCGAAGGGATAACGATAGGCGGAAAAAGCCTAGTCGAACATCTGGAAATCATCAATCACCGCGACGCCATTCTGTTCATCGAACAACTAGTTTCCGACAAAGAACCGCTCTCCGAATGGAACATCAAGAACATCCATGCACTGGTTCTGAAGCAAATTGATAATCAAAATGCGGGGAAATATCGGAGCGAGAATGTGGTAATCAGTGGTGCAAAGCATATTCCGCCGAAACATTATCAAATAAGCGAATATATGCAAAAATTGATTGCCGAATATCAGAACGAATGGCTAGGTTATCACCCCGTTGTGCGGGCGACTTTACTGCATGGCGAATTCGTGAAAATTCACCCGTTCATTGACGGAAACGGCAGGACATCACGGTTGTTGTTGAACTTTGAACTTATGAAATCCGGCTATCCACCAATCATCATCAAAAACGAAAATCGTGCTGACTACTATAAGGTGCTTGATCACGCCCACACGACCATGGATTACGGACCTTTCATAAAATTTGTAGCGGAACTCGTGATTGAGTCGGAAAAGTTGTGGCTAACTGTTCTGGAATGA
- the rsgA gene encoding ribosome small subunit-dependent GTPase A, whose protein sequence is MPDKLTNLGFTDRFAQEATLYPDLHPARVIAQYKELYRVATVESEMLAEISGKMRHAAVEMSDYPAVGDFVMIDRNKGSQDHVIIHHTLTRKSVFIRKAAGKAHDVQVVAANIDIVFICMSLNNDFNLRRLERYLAIAWDSGATPVIVLTKADLCADIPEKLREIETIAFGVDVLVTSSLSEDGYTAVLKYITLGQTVVFIGSSGVGKSTLINRILGEDLNKTREIRRDDKGRHATTNRELFLIPTGGCIIDTPGMRELGLESVNLARTFVDIDELAEQCKFKDCKHENEPGCMVRKAIAEGILTEERLQSYLKLKKEAKYEGMNSKQIEKEKISTMFSDFGGIKNARKFAKSKNKEK, encoded by the coding sequence ATGCCTGACAAATTAACAAATTTGGGATTCACGGACAGGTTCGCGCAGGAGGCGACCCTTTATCCGGACCTGCATCCGGCAAGAGTTATCGCGCAATACAAGGAATTGTATCGGGTTGCGACCGTTGAATCGGAGATGCTGGCCGAAATATCCGGGAAAATGCGCCATGCTGCAGTCGAAATGTCGGATTATCCGGCAGTCGGCGACTTTGTGATGATCGACCGGAATAAGGGAAGCCAGGACCATGTCATCATCCACCACACACTGACAAGGAAAAGCGTGTTTATCCGGAAAGCAGCCGGAAAAGCGCATGACGTCCAGGTTGTGGCAGCGAACATCGATATTGTCTTCATCTGCATGTCGCTCAACAATGACTTCAATCTGCGGAGGCTGGAACGCTACCTGGCGATCGCGTGGGACAGCGGGGCAACGCCGGTGATCGTGCTGACGAAAGCGGATCTGTGCGCGGATATCCCGGAAAAGTTGCGTGAAATCGAGACGATCGCTTTCGGGGTCGATGTGCTGGTCACTTCGAGCCTGAGCGAGGACGGATACACGGCCGTCCTGAAATACATCACACTGGGCCAGACCGTCGTTTTCATCGGCTCATCCGGCGTGGGAAAGTCAACCTTGATCAACCGGATCCTTGGGGAAGACCTGAATAAGACGCGGGAAATCAGAAGAGATGACAAAGGCCGGCATGCGACCACAAATCGGGAACTGTTCCTTATTCCGACGGGCGGTTGCATCATCGATACGCCGGGCATGCGCGAACTCGGTTTGGAGAGCGTGAACCTGGCGAGGACGTTTGTCGACATCGATGAATTGGCGGAACAATGCAAATTCAAAGATTGCAAGCATGAAAATGAACCAGGCTGCATGGTCAGGAAGGCGATAGCGGAAGGCATACTGACCGAAGAACGGCTGCAGAGCTACCTGAAGCTCAAGAAGGAAGCCAAGTATGAGGGCATGAATTCCAAACAGATTGAAAAAGAGAAAATCAGCACCATGTTTTCCGACTTCGGCGGCATCAAGAATGCTAGGAAATTCGCTAAGTCAAAAAATAAGGAAAAATAA
- a CDS encoding DsrE family protein: MKLGIIIETKEYEKSWNAMRFAVTAKKTGHEVKVFLMGEAVEIENMTHEKYDVAAQVQAFDELDGEILACGTCLKSRHMEGSDVCPISTMIDCVQMVEWADKVVTF, translated from the coding sequence ATGAAATTAGGAATCATCATCGAAACAAAGGAATACGAAAAATCTTGGAACGCCATGAGGTTCGCCGTGACCGCGAAGAAGACCGGACATGAAGTGAAAGTTTTCCTGATGGGCGAAGCCGTCGAAATCGAAAACATGACCCACGAAAAATACGATGTAGCCGCACAAGTACAAGCTTTTGACGAGTTGGACGGCGAAATATTGGCTTGCGGTACCTGTCTGAAGTCACGCCATATGGAAGGCTCGGATGTTTGCCCGATCAGCACAATGATCGATTGCGTCCAGATGGTTGAGTGGGCGGATAAGGTCGTTACTTTCTGA
- a CDS encoding TMEM175 family protein produces the protein MGKNRLEAFSDGVLAIIITIMVLELKIPEGKGIEALLLIFPTFLSYILSFIYVGIYWNNHHHLLHTLQKVTGPVLWANHHLLFWLSLVPFASGWMGANPSAKVPAALYGIVLLMASIAYHVLQKMIINAQQRSSTLKQAIGNDTKGKVSMLVYLTASGLAIIQPWIAQALYVILAMLWLIPDRRIENMLYSTEKDGKTIK, from the coding sequence ATGGGGAAAAATCGGCTTGAGGCTTTCAGCGATGGTGTGTTGGCAATTATCATCACCATCATGGTCCTGGAATTAAAGATACCGGAGGGGAAAGGGATAGAGGCACTTTTGTTGATATTTCCAACGTTCTTAAGTTACATACTGAGTTTTATTTATGTCGGGATTTATTGGAACAATCACCATCATCTGTTGCATACTCTTCAAAAGGTGACAGGTCCTGTTCTCTGGGCAAACCATCATCTGCTTTTTTGGTTATCGCTTGTTCCTTTCGCATCGGGATGGATGGGGGCAAACCCTTCTGCAAAGGTACCTGCAGCACTTTACGGCATAGTGTTGCTTATGGCATCGATTGCCTATCATGTGCTTCAAAAAATGATAATCAATGCTCAACAGCGAAGTTCTACGCTCAAACAAGCCATCGGAAATGACACTAAGGGAAAAGTATCCATGTTGGTTTATCTGACCGCTTCCGGGTTAGCAATCATCCAACCTTGGATTGCCCAGGCACTATACGTTATTTTGGCAATGCTCTGGTTAATCCCTGATAGGCGAATTGAGAATATGTTGTACAGCACCGAAAAGGATGGAAAAACAATAAAATAA
- a CDS encoding ADP-ribosylglycohydrolase family protein, whose translation MLGAIIGDIVGSRFEWHNHKDKEFELFTEDCRMTDDSIMTLAVANALMETEKALESVAKGQERNNEYYILLEKMSIQYMQALGRSYPDCGFSRAFFQWIISDDPQPYNSYGNGAAMRISPVAYVGRTQKEIQDLSETVTGVSHNHAEGLKGAEATATAIFMAGRCASKDEIKNRIADEYYPLNFTLDGIRDSYSFTTDCQATVPQAIVAFLESTSFEDAIRNAVSLGGDSDTLAAIAGAIAEAYYGIPEQIKERALSYFDVELLSVYEEWVRFIKDRNQ comes from the coding sequence ATGTTGGGTGCAATCATCGGGGATATCGTCGGTTCCCGCTTCGAATGGCATAACCATAAAGACAAGGAATTTGAACTTTTCACGGAAGATTGCCGGATGACGGACGATAGCATCATGACGCTCGCTGTTGCCAACGCACTGATGGAAACGGAGAAGGCACTGGAATCTGTGGCTAAGGGGCAGGAACGGAACAACGAATATTATATCTTGCTGGAGAAAATGAGCATCCAATATATGCAAGCGTTGGGGCGCAGCTACCCCGATTGCGGCTTCAGCCGGGCGTTCTTCCAGTGGATCATCAGCGATGATCCTCAGCCATACAACAGTTACGGCAACGGGGCGGCCATGCGGATCAGCCCGGTTGCGTATGTCGGTAGAACCCAAAAGGAGATTCAGGATCTTTCCGAAACCGTAACCGGTGTGTCACACAATCACGCAGAAGGTCTGAAGGGTGCGGAAGCAACGGCAACAGCGATCTTTATGGCAGGAAGATGTGCTTCGAAAGACGAAATCAAAAACAGGATTGCGGACGAGTATTACCCGCTGAATTTCACACTTGATGGAATCAGGGACTCCTACAGCTTTACAACGGATTGCCAAGCGACGGTTCCTCAAGCGATAGTGGCCTTCTTGGAATCCACTTCGTTCGAGGATGCCATCCGCAATGCTGTTTCGCTTGGCGGAGACAGCGATACACTGGCCGCCATTGCCGGTGCGATTGCGGAAGCCTATTACGGCATCCCGGAACAGATTAAAGAACGAGCATTGAGCTATTTTGATGTGGAACTGCTTTCGGTTTATGAGGAGTGGGTTCGGTTCATAAAAGACAGAAATCAGTAA
- a CDS encoding alkaline phosphatase, with protein sequence MVNKRIRRSITAALVAGVMSTATVVPVMAASNNDAHLTGNGKDVKNVILMISDGWGYNQILATDYYTEGKAGTQVYENFPTQLALSTYSLGDLTTEDNAEGVYDPATVWENFNTLMNNPTDSAAAGTAMSTGVKTYDAAIGVDEQPEDLTHMTQDFEAQGKATGVVSSVEFSHATPASFVAHHESRNDYSFLANEMIKDSATDVIMGAGNPLYTDNGDVAAAPNYRYVGGAATWNGLVDGSLDVSDADGDGIDDAWTLIQSKEEFEALQIGETASRVIGVPEVYTTLQQARGGDAKADAYEVEQNNNVPGLDVMTTGALNVLDNDEDGFFLMVEGGAIDWAGHANQSGRLIEEQAAFNDSVEAVYEWVEENSNWGETLLIVTGDHETGYLTGTAGVYDEVVNNGEGVMPTMAWNSGNHTNQLIPFFAKGAGAEILKKVADETDPVRGAYLDNTEISEVIRTLID encoded by the coding sequence ATGGTAAACAAAAGAATCAGAAGATCAATTACGGCAGCTTTGGTGGCAGGGGTTATGAGCACAGCGACGGTTGTTCCGGTTATGGCTGCCTCAAACAACGATGCGCATTTGACCGGCAACGGCAAAGATGTCAAGAATGTCATTCTGATGATTTCCGATGGCTGGGGATACAACCAAATTTTAGCGACGGATTACTATACCGAAGGGAAAGCAGGCACGCAAGTGTACGAAAACTTCCCGACACAATTGGCATTGAGCACTTATTCGCTGGGAGATTTGACGACGGAAGACAATGCTGAAGGTGTATATGATCCTGCTACTGTTTGGGAAAACTTCAACACATTGATGAACAACCCGACTGACTCTGCCGCTGCGGGTACAGCGATGTCAACTGGCGTGAAAACCTATGATGCAGCAATCGGTGTCGATGAGCAGCCAGAAGATTTGACGCATATGACACAAGATTTTGAAGCGCAGGGCAAGGCGACTGGCGTGGTCAGTTCCGTGGAATTCAGCCATGCTACGCCAGCAAGTTTTGTGGCGCACCACGAGAGCCGCAATGATTACAGCTTCTTGGCGAACGAAATGATCAAGGATAGCGCGACCGACGTCATCATGGGTGCCGGAAATCCACTGTATACCGATAATGGTGATGTTGCGGCTGCACCGAACTACAGATATGTGGGTGGAGCAGCTACCTGGAACGGATTGGTTGACGGTTCATTGGACGTTTCCGATGCGGACGGTGACGGGATCGATGATGCTTGGACGTTGATCCAAAGCAAAGAGGAGTTCGAAGCGCTTCAAATTGGTGAAACAGCAAGCCGCGTCATCGGCGTGCCGGAAGTTTATACGACCTTGCAGCAAGCTAGAGGAGGGGATGCAAAAGCTGATGCCTACGAGGTGGAGCAAAACAACAACGTACCTGGACTTGATGTGATGACAACAGGCGCATTGAATGTACTGGACAATGATGAAGATGGCTTCTTCCTGATGGTCGAAGGCGGCGCAATCGACTGGGCCGGACATGCCAATCAGAGTGGACGTCTGATTGAGGAACAAGCAGCCTTCAATGATTCAGTAGAAGCTGTCTACGAATGGGTGGAAGAAAACAGCAACTGGGGCGAAACGTTGCTGATCGTTACCGGAGACCATGAGACCGGCTATCTGACGGGAACAGCAGGCGTGTATGATGAAGTGGTGAACAACGGAGAAGGTGTGATGCCGACGATGGCATGGAATTCCGGGAACCACACCAACCAATTGATTCCTTTCTTTGCGAAGGGTGCAGGGGCAGAAATCTTAAAGAAAGTTGCCGATGAAACGGATCCTGTAAGGGGCGCTTACTTGGATAACACGGAAATTTCCGAAGTCATCCGCACATTGATCGACTGA
- a CDS encoding alpha/beta fold hydrolase — MLIHGLGTTWDKSFGKEIPLLTPHYFVVAVGLDGHNPEEESNYIDGEKEAEQVEKYIQNHLDGKIDVIYASSLGCITALLTAYRRKVTVRNIILDGTADMSLGIFNKPASIVAGWFGEKILTDKMNGFLKLGGITPKMLQTFLYPGISRTTLKNAFYDAASMFNQLNKMEPYNAIRVACWYGSKEKLAARGAKKIRKTFPNGKDTLFEGFGHGEILLRPEQFFKEMQRFLDE; from the coding sequence ATGCTTATCCATGGCCTTGGGACTACATGGGATAAGAGTTTCGGTAAAGAGATTCCTTTGTTGACGCCTCATTATTTTGTTGTTGCTGTCGGGCTCGATGGGCATAATCCAGAAGAGGAATCCAATTATATAGATGGGGAAAAAGAAGCAGAACAGGTTGAAAAATATATTCAGAATCACCTTGATGGAAAGATAGACGTGATTTATGCATCCTCCCTAGGCTGTATCACTGCACTTTTGACGGCCTATCGCCGGAAAGTGACAGTCAGGAATATTATCCTGGACGGTACAGCCGATATGTCTCTTGGCATATTCAACAAACCGGCGTCAATTGTAGCCGGTTGGTTTGGCGAAAAAATTCTAACAGACAAGATGAATGGATTTCTGAAACTTGGGGGGATCACACCCAAGATGCTTCAAACATTTCTATATCCCGGCATCTCCAGAACGACCCTGAAAAATGCTTTCTATGACGCGGCATCCATGTTCAACCAGCTTAATAAAATGGAGCCCTATAATGCGATCAGGGTAGCCTGTTGGTATGGCAGCAAGGAAAAGTTGGCTGCGCGAGGTGCGAAAAAAATCAGAAAAACATTCCCGAACGGTAAAGATACCCTGTTTGAAGGTTTTGGGCATGGTGAAATCCTTCTTCGTCCTGAACAATTCTTCAAGGAAATGCAACGTTTTTTGGATGAATGA
- a CDS encoding DUF7000 family protein produces MESINECIKEYATQLRKGQIQKAYKGILTFMSELRSYLESGYPDYTAGSLYFGYMDMTYFAFTPANLKNKKLKIAVVYLHEKGVFEVWLAGNNRKIQAEYIELMSSGNIGKYKLSQVIPGVDSIIESTLVEKPDFDHPEELKKQIEKKTMEFIKDITSILDELQGIL; encoded by the coding sequence ATGGAGTCAATAAATGAATGTATAAAGGAATATGCTACGCAGCTAAGAAAAGGACAGATTCAGAAAGCTTATAAAGGAATCCTGACATTTATGTCAGAACTACGCTCCTATCTGGAAAGCGGGTACCCAGATTATACTGCTGGTAGTTTGTATTTTGGCTACATGGATATGACGTACTTTGCTTTCACACCTGCGAATTTGAAAAATAAGAAGCTGAAAATTGCCGTAGTTTATTTGCATGAAAAAGGCGTGTTCGAAGTTTGGTTAGCTGGGAATAACAGAAAAATTCAGGCTGAGTATATCGAGTTGATGAGCAGTGGAAATATTGGTAAATATAAATTATCACAGGTTATTCCGGGAGTTGATTCCATTATAGAATCAACTCTGGTTGAGAAGCCGGATTTTGACCATCCAGAGGAACTCAAGAAGCAGATTGAGAAGAAGACGATGGAATTTATAAAGGATATCACTTCTATACTGGATGAACTTCAAGGAATATTATAA
- a CDS encoding GyrI-like domain-containing protein, translated as MSGPLDLKREYKNLYQPKTVPVIVDVPKMKFIMVDGKGDPNDESGEYAKAIEMLYGLSYTIKMSSKSGNAPADFFEYVVPPLEGLWWTELDRPFDTSQKDKLIWTAIIRQPEFVTDEVFRWAVEGLKKKKPALDLTKARLAEFTEGLCVQMLHMGPYDTEAVTVKAIDDFAASKGYVNAISEVSPDGTIRRHHEIYLNDARRVAPEKMKTVVRHPIRMKM; from the coding sequence ATGTCCGGTCCATTAGATTTAAAAAGGGAATATAAGAATCTTTATCAGCCCAAGACGGTACCTGTGATCGTCGATGTGCCGAAGATGAAATTCATCATGGTTGACGGCAAGGGGGACCCAAATGATGAATCGGGGGAATACGCGAAAGCAATCGAAATGCTTTACGGGCTGTCCTACACCATCAAAATGAGCAGCAAAAGCGGCAATGCCCCGGCGGATTTCTTCGAATATGTCGTTCCGCCATTGGAGGGCCTCTGGTGGACGGAGCTTGATCGCCCCTTTGACACGAGCCAAAAGGACAAATTGATCTGGACAGCGATAATCCGGCAGCCGGAATTTGTCACTGATGAGGTATTCCGATGGGCCGTTGAGGGATTGAAGAAAAAGAAACCGGCGCTTGACCTCACTAAGGCGAGGTTGGCGGAGTTCACAGAAGGGCTTTGCGTTCAGATGCTGCATATGGGTCCCTATGATACGGAAGCAGTGACTGTCAAGGCTATCGACGACTTTGCTGCGTCCAAGGGATACGTCAATGCCATTTCGGAAGTAAGTCCGGATGGCACAATCCGTAGGCACCATGAAATTTACCTGAACGATGCGCGCAGAGTCGCTCCGGAAAAGATGAAGACAGTCGTCCGCCATCCGATCAGGATGAAAATGTAA